The DNA segment TGACGCCGCAGACCGTGAATGCCTACTACAACCCGAACATGAACGAGATCGTGTTCCCGGCCGCCATCCTGCAGCCACCGTTTTTCAACATGGATGCGGATGATGCCGTGAATTACGGTGCGATCGGTGCCGTTATCGGTCATGAAATTTCGCATGGCTTTGATGATTCCGGCGCTGATTACGATGGCGATGGCAACCTCCGCAACTGGTGGTCCGAGGATGACCTGGAGGAGTTCAATGCCCGCGGCGCGGCACTGGCGGCACAGTTCGATCGTTTCGAGCCGCTGGAGGGCATGCACGTCAATGGCAAGCTGACGCTGGGTGAGAACATCGGCGACCTGTCGGGCCTGACCGTGGCCTACAATGCCTACCGCCTGTCGCTCGGTGACCAGTCCGCGCCAGTGATCGATGGCTTCACCGGGCCGCAGCGCTTCTTCATGGGCTGGGCCCAGATCTGGCGCCGCAAGTACCGCGAGCAGGAGCTGTTGAACCGCCTCAAGACGGATCCGCATTCCCCGAGCGAGTACCGGGTCAATGGCGTGGTACCGAACATGCCGGAGTTCTACCAGGCTTTCGGCGTCAAGCCGGGAGACGACATGTACCTGCCACCGGAGGACAGGGTGAAGCTCTGGTAGGAAGGTCGCTTTCCCCGCAAGCGAAAAACCGGCATCTTGTATGCCGGTTTTTCTTTTGTTGCCCATACGGAGCAGGCCCATGGAACTGACACTGACAACGCCCGCGTTGCTTTTTCCAACCATCTCCTTGCTGCTGCTCGCCTACACCAATCGATTCCTGGCCATCGCCAACGTGATTCGTGGCCTGCATGCCCGGTTCCAGGAGAGTCGCAGCGACAATCTTCGCGGCCAGCTGGAAAGCCTGCGCGCGCGGGTTCGCATCATTCGCAACATGCAGGCGCTGGGCATCAGCAGCCTGTTCCTGTGCGTGCTCGCGATGATGGTGATTTACGTGGGCTGGCAGGACGCCGCCAAGCTCATATTCGGGGTTTCGTTGCTGTTGCTGCTGGCCTCGCTGGGCCTGTCATTCCGGGAAATACAGCTGTCTGTCACCGCCCTGAACCTGCAGATGACGGATCTTGACCAGCGCGGCCAGTGATATCGGGAAGAAGCGGAAAAAAATAAGGGCGCAAGCCTGACAGCGGAATCAAACGGGGGGAACCGAAACGTGAATACGGCCAAAATCGGGGGGAAGCCGTCTTCTTGAGGGGTGCTTCGGTAATCCCGCTGTCATAGAGCCTGCGCCCCTTAGACCGGTAATTTTGCGAACCCGCCTTTCGGCTGGGTGTGCCTTTGTCGTGCAGGGGCTACTGTACCAGTCGCCGGCCCATTGGCAACCGCTGCGGACTCAGCGGCGGGATTTGACCGACAAGCGGTCGCTGCACGTCCCTCGGCGGGCTTCCAAACCTTTTCCGGATGGTGGGCATCCAAGGGTCAAGAAGCAGCCAGCAATGCGGCTGCAGGCCGAGCAACGCCGGCATGCCTGAACGAACGTACCGAAAGGGGAATACATCATGAACAAAGCCATCCTGAGTCTCGCTGCGCTGATCCTGCTGCCCGCGTCGGCCCTGGCCGATCCGGAGCCGCGGACCTTCAATGCGACCGTCCCGGCCAGCAACCTCGACAGCATCGAGCTCGATGCCAATGTAGGCAGTGTCTTCATTGAGGGCGGCGACGGCGACCAGGTTATTATCGAAGTCGTGCTGAAGGCCAATGACAGCTGGCACAGCAGCGACGAGGATGCGGCCAGGCGCATCCAGGCTGCCGAGCTCCATAAGGAGGTGCACGGCAAGACGCTGCGCCTCTCGCTGGACTACCGCAATTCCGGCAATGGCGAGTCCTTGAACGAGGAATGGACCATCAAGATGCCGGCATCCTTGCGCGGCATTTACGAGCTTAACGTGGGCGAGATGGAGATCATCGGCATGGCTGCCGATATCGAAGCCGAGGTCAACGTGGGCGAGCTCGACATCAGGAGCCTCAAGGGTGATATCAAGGCCGAGGTCAACGTCGGCGAAATCGACATCGAGTCGGCGACGGCGTCACCCGGCGACATGGACCTGTCGGTCAATATCGGCGACACCCGCCTTCGTATCAATGGCGAGCGGATCGAAGGTGACCGCAGTGGCTGGGTCGGGGCCGACACCAAGCACGACGCGGGTGGCGACGACGATATCGAAGCCGAGGTGAATGTCGGCGAAATCAGGGTCGAGGTCGACAACGACTGACAGGCGTCACCGACCACGAAAAAGCCCCGCATTGCGGGGCTTTTTCATGCACGTCAGCAGGCCGTCCCGCTCATTTTTCCGGCAGTATCGACAGCTTGCTGTCCTGGCTGGCGAAATAGGCCGCCAGGTCTTCCATGTCCTGTTCGGACAGGCTGGCAGCAAAGCCCGCCATGATGGCGTTCTGGCGATCACCGCTCTTGTAGGCCTTCAGGGAATGCACGAGGTAATCCTCGTACTGGCCGGCCAGGATCGGGTACATCGGGTTCGGGCTGTTGCCATCGGTGCCGTGGCAGGCCGCGCAGGTGGTCGACAGTTCCTTGCCGCGCTCGGCATCACCGCCGGCGCTGGCCGGGGCCGTCATCAGCAACAGGGTGCTGGTGGCGATCAGGGTCTTCAAGATGTTCATGCGATTTCCTCTTCGAGCTCGCGCCGGATCACTCGGCGGCGTTCAGGCTGGCAATGTAGGCCGCGATATCGGCGATGTCTTCGTCGGACATGGCGCTGGCCTGGGCCGTCATGGTCGGGTGCGAACGCTCGCCACTCCGATAGGCCTTCAGGGCAGCAACCAGGAAGGTCTCATGCTGGCCGGCGATCTTCGGTACCCGGTAGGTCGGGTAGACATTGCTGTAGTTGGCAATGCCGTGGCAGCCGATACAGGTTTCGGCCTTGGTCTTGCCGGCCTCGACGTCACCCGCCAGAGCGGCAGGGGAGGTCAGCATGGTGGCCAGGAATGCACCGGCCAGGATGCTCTTGGTGTTCATCGTGTTACCGTCTCCGTACTGGTTCGGTCGGATGTTGCGAGGCGCGCAGGATACCAGAATCCATGAAATTTTGCCGCTTCGGCGCGGTCAATATAGTAAGGCTGGCCGGCTGGTGCAGTGCAGGAGGAACGCTCGTGGAAAAGATGACCAAAACCCCCGAGGAATGGCGCGAGGAACTGGATGCCGATACCTACGCGGTCACTCGCGAGGGGGCAACGGAACCGCCGTTCTCGGGCCGCTACTATGCCCAGAAGGCCGACGGTTGGTATCACTGCACATGCTGCGACCTGCCGCTGTTCCAGGCCGATGCCAAGTACGATTCCGGCTCGGGCTGGCCAAGCTTTGACAGGCCTGCCGACAATGCTAATGTCGCTACCCGCGAAGACTTGTCGCATGGCATGAGGCGGGTCGAAATCCGCTGCGCACGCTGTGACGCGCATCTCGGCCACCTTTTTCCGGATGGCCCACCCTCGACGGGCATGCGGTATTGCGTCAATTCACTGGCACTGGATTTCAAGCCGGCAGGCGAGCCTGCCGATAACGGGACTGAGACATGAAAAACTTCTCGCTGTATTCCCTGCTCCTGCTGACCGGCATGAGCTTGCCTGCCACCGCTGGCACGGCCTGCGTCAATGGCGATGCCGAAGGCATCAGCTGCAACCACATCGATTCGGTGGCCGTGCTGGACGTGGTCGACATGACCGGCGAGGCCTCGCTCAACGATATCTGGGGCTGGGTTGCTGCAGACGATACGGAGTACGCACTGGTGGCCGGTTTCAACGGCACCAATTTCGTGCGTCTCAACGCTGACGACACCCTGACCTATCTCGGCCGCCTGCCGGCGTCGGATGGGCGTGCCGCCGGCGGCAAGCCGGCGAGCAAGTCCTGCGACGAAGGCGCCTGCGGCGAGGGCTCGTCCTGGCGCGATGTGAAGGTTTACCAGGATTACGCCTACATCGTCAGCGAAGCCGGCGGTCATGGCTTGCAGATCTTCGACCTGACCCAGCTGCAGGCAGCAACGCCAGGCCAGGCATGGACCGAAGCGGATTACACGCTGTATGGCGACTTTGGCAGCGCCCACAACATCTTCATCAACGAAGACACCGCGCGCGCCTACGTGGTCGGCAACGACGACGGCACCACGGGCAGCAATGGCGGCTTGCACATCCTCGACATTTCCACGCCCACCGCACCGGTGTTGCTGGCCGATGTCCCTGATGATGGTTA comes from the Gammaproteobacteria bacterium genome and includes:
- a CDS encoding DUF2721 domain-containing protein, giving the protein MELTLTTPALLFPTISLLLLAYTNRFLAIANVIRGLHARFQESRSDNLRGQLESLRARVRIIRNMQALGISSLFLCVLAMMVIYVGWQDAAKLIFGVSLLLLLASLGLSFREIQLSVTALNLQMTDLDQRGQ
- a CDS encoding cytochrome c; protein product: MNILKTLIATSTLLLMTAPASAGGDAERGKELSTTCAACHGTDGNSPNPMYPILAGQYEDYLVHSLKAYKSGDRQNAIMAGFAASLSEQDMEDLAAYFASQDSKLSILPEK
- a CDS encoding cytochrome c, whose product is MNTKSILAGAFLATMLTSPAALAGDVEAGKTKAETCIGCHGIANYSNVYPTYRVPKIAGQHETFLVAALKAYRSGERSHPTMTAQASAMSDEDIADIAAYIASLNAAE
- the msrB gene encoding peptide-methionine (R)-S-oxide reductase MsrB, translating into MEKMTKTPEEWREELDADTYAVTREGATEPPFSGRYYAQKADGWYHCTCCDLPLFQADAKYDSGSGWPSFDRPADNANVATREDLSHGMRRVEIRCARCDAHLGHLFPDGPPSTGMRYCVNSLALDFKPAGEPADNGTET